In Zalophus californianus isolate mZalCal1 chromosome 4, mZalCal1.pri.v2, whole genome shotgun sequence, the following proteins share a genomic window:
- the RPL22 gene encoding 60S ribosomal protein L22 isoform X1, whose product MAPVKKLVAKGGKKKKQVLKFTLDCTHPVEDGIMDAANFEQFLQERIKVNGKAGNLGGGVVTIERSKSKITVTSEVPFSKRYLKYLTKKYLKKNNLRDWLRVVANSKESYELRYFQINQDEEEEEDED is encoded by the exons AAAAAGCTTGTGGCGAAGGGGggcaaaaaaaagaagcaagttcTGAAGTTTACCCTTGACTGCACCCACCCTGTAGAAGATGGAATCATGGATGCTGCCAATTTT GAGCAGTTTCTTCAAGAGAGAATCAAAGTGAATGGAAAAGCTGGGAATCTCGGTGGAGGGGTTGTAACAATTGAAAGGAGCAAAAGCAAGATTACTGTAACTTCTGAGGTGCCTTTTTCCAAAAG GTATTTGAAATATCTcaccaaaaaatatttgaagaagaataATCTCCGCGACTGGTTGCGCGTAGTTGCTAACAGCAAAGAGAGTTACGAGTTGCGTTACTTCCAGATTAACCAAgacgaggaagaggaggaagatgaggattAA
- the RPL22 gene encoding 60S ribosomal protein L22 isoform X2: MKKLVAKGGKKKKQVLKFTLDCTHPVEDGIMDAANFEQFLQERIKVNGKAGNLGGGVVTIERSKSKITVTSEVPFSKRYLKYLTKKYLKKNNLRDWLRVVANSKESYELRYFQINQDEEEEEDED; this comes from the exons AAAAAGCTTGTGGCGAAGGGGggcaaaaaaaagaagcaagttcTGAAGTTTACCCTTGACTGCACCCACCCTGTAGAAGATGGAATCATGGATGCTGCCAATTTT GAGCAGTTTCTTCAAGAGAGAATCAAAGTGAATGGAAAAGCTGGGAATCTCGGTGGAGGGGTTGTAACAATTGAAAGGAGCAAAAGCAAGATTACTGTAACTTCTGAGGTGCCTTTTTCCAAAAG GTATTTGAAATATCTcaccaaaaaatatttgaagaagaataATCTCCGCGACTGGTTGCGCGTAGTTGCTAACAGCAAAGAGAGTTACGAGTTGCGTTACTTCCAGATTAACCAAgacgaggaagaggaggaagatgaggattAA